From a single Anomaloglossus baeobatrachus isolate aAnoBae1 chromosome 4, aAnoBae1.hap1, whole genome shotgun sequence genomic region:
- the LOC142303057 gene encoding olfactory receptor 8H2-like, whose protein sequence is MGVTNQTEVRQFMFSGLTDNEKLKPFLFILILHVYIVTIVANVGLVAIVSNTSNLQNPMYYFLSVLSLVDIFYSSTITPKMLVDLKCFARIISFEGCALQFFFYAALGSIETLLLSTMSYDRYVAICHPLHYVSIMTKKKCLCLVLLSFSIGFLQSSIQTGCAFTLQFYGPNLIDHFYCDSPVVLRLSCSDTSTCNLVTIYIVGALASSSLITILISYTLIIFSVLNIKSTEGRRKAFSTCSSHLMCVFIFYSTVLFTYMRPPSSVFTVRDKVASIFYTAVTPMLNPLIYSLRNQHVRGIVIQSVHMFSRSQLWTSIRK, encoded by the coding sequence ATGGGTGTCACAAACCAGACAGAAGTCAGACAGTTTATGTTTTCTGGACTGACTGATAATGAGAAGCTGAAGCCCTTCCTCTTCATACTCATCCTGCATGTCTACATTGTGACCATAGTGGCCAATGTTGGCCTGGTGGCTATTGTCAGTAACACGTCAAACCTTCAGAATCCGATGTATTACTTCCTGAGTGTCCTCTCTCTGGTGGATATCTTCTATTCATCTACCATAACTCCTAAGATGCTGGTGGACCTCAAATGTTTTGCGAGGATCATCTCCTTTGAAGGTTGTGCTCTCCAGTTCTTCTTCTATGCCGCACTTGGCTCTATTGAGACTCTTCTGCTCTCTACCATGTCCTATGACCGCTATGTTGCCATCTGCCACCCTCTCCATTATGTGTCTATAATGACTAAGAAGAAATGTCTATGCCTTGTTCTTCTTTCCTTCTCCATTGGATTCCTACAATCATCCATACAGACTGGCTGCGCTTTCACTCTTCAATTCTATGGGCCTAACCTCATTGACCACTTCTACTGTGATTCTCCTGTGGTCCTCAGACTATCCTGCTCAGACACCTCTACCTGTAACCTGGTCACTATCTATATTGTAGGTGCTTTGGCCTCAAGCTCATTGATTACTATCCTTATTTCATATACCCTAATCATCTTTTCAGTTCTAAACATAAAATCCACAGAAGGAAGGAGGAAAGCCTTCAGCACCTGCTCTTCACACCTCATGTGTGTCTTCATCTTCTATAGCACTGTGCTATTCACATACATGCGTCCTCCTTCCAGTGTCTTTACTGTACGAGACAAGGTGGCTTCTATCTTCTACACGGCTGTGACTCCAATGCTGAATCCCCTGATATATAGTCTGAGGAACCAACATGTGAGAGGAATCGTAATTCAATCAGTTCACATGTTTTCCAGGTCTCAACTATGGACTAGCATCAGAAAGTAA